A window from Daphnia carinata strain CSIRO-1 unplaced genomic scaffold, CSIRO_AGI_Dcar_HiC_V3 NW_026452971.1___fragment_3, whole genome shotgun sequence encodes these proteins:
- the LOC132088545 gene encoding uncharacterized protein LOC132088545 encodes MDITDIGGYHPLVTPTKKNGVIRHSLNRHFSKVNEWKQMKESLWKFFLSSTALEDNESQNVDELMEEIQNNEAQFSDLVYEQLNQEKIGCTKPAPVIKCISAGDSSVSQEAFSKHRTLSKANKDNRQMLESFLNDNSNRCIPDTWKQMSDEMKSKSRKKIESREDRIIFILSYINYQRKEGEKENIRKKWKKKIKVDAIKEDDLKSLAVFLYDFECAVQQLRKPIDNNFRLRNTQILAILMLFPNSMVNVERRLAQVFTGEGKSFIVAAVAIALVHGYYYGGKISNQRIDVITSNDLLALRDSNLSVAEGGLKDLYEYFSVPVANNCSESEDERKASYTANVVYGQLAHFQRDYLLTKFYSRNIYYSKQLLFAIIDEVDCLLLDQGNNTLYLSHEIPGMETLESLYVFIWEKVRNPSVNKKKSKEQVKKLIKSDVLFDLYGVTTKEDLKYVHAPLDESEKDALWNHLIKKEVINLQGHLLITDASQITNEKVNCIPIQIQGKDLNAKLVFYFRKVANRQRRIRIPSHLLTFVDRNLDTWLNSAFQALDLRRDEHYVIDQDRTDSSPDLNPQVIIIDPDTGTDQTLSQWDGALHQFLQLKEGCKLTLQSLKAVYISNAVYLLKYYGVLGVSGTLGSEQEQIFLQDTFKCQLCPIPRAFPKLFQKKDPQILSTEVEWLNAIVMETKTIIEAGRSIILFCKSIKVANVVHQRIESSNPGLSVNHRLHRYTRDYEKFAFESSELNIGHVIVATNLAGRGTDVKISQQLCDNGGLHVCLTFFPESERIEEQVMGRAARNGAPGSGILVICKPISHEQKTPDKNDTQDWATISAMEETRDDQEKQRIARLEKDFEATRDQVKLFDIFSKYYTTLRKQLCEEKYSDQEVRAICGSVLDQWALWLDEMDDSPFDVKKYLYSTKLIPKLKIPEHNFPCNSQADWMTPARLVVVAKHLATGNKKSKLSTAANILEHLIQSKDNQFYPAAYYYRAFIFLKEDFGTNKDEFIKILRTCENVLSEQINMQISNFSVVRATERKTNRPDSFCAVDGYTQQKDNIVNLFQYFLGSVRSLLGTDCSIEDFEAAGRLPEKVKNLLEKNLNNFEKWIEREIHKSSKFFQKKDDKNEELKNFTIPIEKVAEYFDLLLDGESMCIGHQLNNASTVPRWNSSVEQIEESNWKTAIVRVANAYGVCASTLEKAIKQAVKKELSKENIEKEFENQLKRKFEEENLIPCTRESFWAELIKSGALFDNENFVAVENSIVDRFNLDRDEAKELDSIAKEYILYDPIEYNKPGEEKRIIFSQNYVEDKLYGNREYNRSGDKFRFNKMAKIDVAKLKSVNLKLFGQLKDDDLRKADISQAERKAIMGELQNQNIIDDAGNLSPNYDGQSFKYPNCPAYEDTVMRLVATKLRAEIVRRHWLKSEDNANRLEVINLLPLTPYRDMLDDLIAAYVISGVRLKEMDERVLERKVHEITNNDHERQCILDFLKSRQAIYEATWLVKQDTALDFIDSDIRKVKANTVERELDLFRLMGFDHVMYMKDHQTSRKQMVLTSLFVPFIIIGGAVSISAGAVLTIFSKILPFNVAKDLLLMGGLSDIIYVLSCSLSKHQIGISGYVHQRIQSATGKMNFVEEGKSLWKLLKSNKSDSQSYRPAVRFHMDGFHQGRVRDKLGETEQYKIVNALFELKNMPMKTCEEADDLIQ; translated from the coding sequence ATGGATATAACTGATATAGGCGGATATCACCCATTGGTCACaccaacgaagaaaaatggcgTCATTCGTCATAGCCTCAACCGTCATTTTTCAAAGGTAAATGAATGGAAGCAAATGAAAGAATCgctttggaaattttttttgtccagtaCTGCGTTGGAAGACAACGAATCGCAAAATGTCGACGAATTGATggaggaaattcaaaataatgagGCACAATTCAGTGATTTAGTCTACGAGCAACTCAATCAAGAGAAGATAGGGTGCACTAAGCCAGCGCCTGTCATCAAGTGCATCTCAGCCGGTGATTCAAGCGTATCTCAGGAAGCATTTAGCAAACATCGAACACTTAGCAAAGCCAATAAGGATAACCGACAAATGCTTGAAAGTTTCCTGAACGACAATTCAAATCGATGCATTCCAGACACCTGGAAACAGATGTCAGacgaaatgaaatcaaaatcccgaaaaaaaattgaaagccGCGAAGATCGAATAATATTCATCTTGAGTTACATCAATTATCAAaggaaagaaggagaaaaagaaaatataagaaagaaatggaaaaaaaaaattaaagtcgATGCAATCAAAGAAGATGATCTCAAATCGTTGGCCGTGTTTTTGTACGACTTTGAGTGCGCCGTGCAGCAACTTCGTAAACCGATAGACAATAACTTCCGCCTTCGCAACACCCAGATTCTGGCCATACTGATGTTGTTCCCTAATTCTATGGTAAATGTTGAGAGAAGATTAGCTCAGGTATTTACCGGCGAGGGCAAGTCGTTCATTGTGGCTGCAGTGGCAATTGCTCTTGTTCACGGTTATTACTACGGCGGTAAGATATCGAACCAACGAATCGACGTCATTACCAGTAACGATTTATTAGCACTTCGAGATTCAAATCTTTCGGTAGCTGAAGGAGGATTGAAGGATCTCTATGAATATTTCAGCGTACCAGTGGCAAACAACTGTAGTGAATCGGAAGATGAACGCAAAGCAAGTTATACTGCTAACGTAGTGTACGGACAGTTAGCCCATTTCCAGCGTGATTATTTATTGACAAAATTCTACAGCCGTAATATTTATTACAGCAAACAATTGTTATTCGCCATTATTGACGAGGTGGATTGTCTATTGCTTGACCAAGGAAACAACACCCTCTATTTGTCGCACGAGATTCCTGGCATGGAAACTTTGGAATCTTTGTACGTTTTTATTTGGGAAAAAGTGCGCAACCCATctgttaacaaaaaaaaatcgaaagaacAGGTGaagaaattaattaaatctgATGTCTTGTTCGATTTGTACGGTGTTACAACTAAAGAAGATCTGAAGTATGTCCACGCGCCATTGGACGAATCGGAAAAAGATGCACTATGGAATCATCTAATTAAGAAAGAAGTGATTAACTTACAAGGACATCTACTCATAACTGACGCCAGCCAAATTACAAACGAGAAGGTTAATTGCATCCCAATTCAAATCCAAGGGAAGGATTTAAACGCGAAATTGGTTTTCTATTTCCGCAAAGTAGCTAATCGCCAGCGTCGTATCCGAATACCTTCTCATCTACTTACCTTTGTTGATCGAAACCTTGACACTTGGTTGAATAGCGCCTTTCAGGCTTTGGATCTAAGACGTGACGAGCACTACGTCATTGATCAAGACCGCACAGACAGTAGCCCGGATCTCAATCCGCAAGTGATTATAATCGATCCCGACACTGGAACTGATCAAACTTTATCGCAATGGGACGGAGCCCTTCATCAGTTTCTTCAGCTTAAGGAAGGGTGTAAATTGACGCTGCAAAGTCTCAAAGCGGTTTACATCTCAAATGCCGTATATTTGTTAAAATACTATGGGGTATTGGGTGTATCAGGGACGCTAGGGTCCGAACAAGAACAGATTTTTCTACAGGATACATTTAAGTGTCAGTTATGCCCCATTCCTAGGGCTTTCCCTAAGctatttcagaaaaaagaTCCCCAAATCCTGTCAACAGAAGTAGAATGGCTAAATGCCATTGTCATGGAGACCAAGACTATTATCGAGGCAGGACGTTCGATCATCCTTTTTTGCAAGTCCATCAAAGTTGCCAATGTCGTTCATCAACGTATAGAGAGTTCCAATCCTGGGCTAAGTGTAAACCATCGTCTCCATCGGTACACACGCGATTACGAGAAATTCGCATTTGAAAGCAGTGAGCTGAACATTGGGCATGTTATCGTAGCTACCAACTTGGCCGGGCGAGGAACCGATGTGAAAATCAGCCAACAACTGTGCGACAATGGAGGATTGCATGTGTGCCTaactttttttcctgaaagTGAACGAATCGAGGAACAAGTGATGGGCCGGGCAGCTCGCAATGGGGCACCCGGAAGTGGAATTCTCGTTATATGTAAACCAATTTCACACGAACAGAAGACGCCTGACAAAAACGATACCCAAGATTGGGCAACAATTTCCGCCATGGAGGAAACACGCGATGATCAAGAGAAACAACGCATTGCTCGGttggaaaaagattttgaagCCACAAGAGATCAAGTGAAATTATTCGATATTTTCTCAAAATATTATACTACCCTAAGGAAACAACTATGTGAGGAAAAATACAGTGATCAGGAAGTACGTGCCATCTGTGGAAGTGTATTGGATCAATGGGCTTTGTGGCTGGACGAAATGGATGATTCCCCATTCGACGTGAAAAAATACTTGTACTCAACGAAATTGattccaaaattaaaaattcctGAGCACAACTTTCCTTGTAACAGTCAAGCTGATTGGATGACACCAGCTCGTTTAGTTGTCGTTGCCAAACATTTGGCCACTGGTAACAAGAAATCGAAGCTTTCGACTGCAGCCAATATTTTGGAACACCTCATCCAATCAAAAGACAACCAATTTTATCCCGCTGCCTACTACTACCGCGCATTCATTTTTCTAAAGGAAGattttggaacaaataaagatgaattcatCAAAATATTGCGTACATGTGAAAATGTATTAAGTGAGCAAATCAATATGCAAATATCGAATTTTTCGGTCGTCCGTGCGACAGAAAGGAAAACTAATCGGCCTGATTCGTTTTGTGCTGTTGATGGCTATACGCAGCAAAAAGATAACATTGTTAACCTGTTTCAATATTTCCTTGGCTCAGTTCGATCCTTGTTGGGAACCGATTGCTCCATTGAAGACTTTGAAGCAGCAGGACGTCTGCCCGAAAAAGTTAAGaatcttttggaaaaaaatctCAATAACTTTGAAAAGTGGATTGAACGGGAAATTCATAAAAGCTCGAAAtttttccagaaaaaagacgataaaaatgaggaactgaagaattttACTATTCCGATCGAAAAGGTGGCAGAATATTTCGATCTGTTATTGGATGGCGAGTCCATGTGCATTGGCCATCAGCTGAACAATGCCAGCACCGTACCGAGATGGAACTCTTCCGTCGAGCAAATTGAAGAATCCAATTGGAAAACGGCCATTGTTCGGGTAGCAAACGCTTACGGTGTCTGCGCGTCGACCTTAGAAAAAGCTATCAAGCAGGCGGTGAAAAAGGAACTAAGTAAAGAGaacattgaaaaagaatttgaaaaccagttaaaaagaaagtttgAAGAAGAGAATTTGATTCCCTGTACGAGAGAATCGTTCTGGGCGGAGCTGATTAAAAGCGGAGCATTGTTCGATAATGAAAATTTCGTCGCCGTGGAAAACAGCATCGTCGACAGGTTCAATCTAGATCGCGACGAGGCCAAAGAATTAGATTCAATAGCCAAGGAATACATCCTGTATGATCCTATTGAGTACAACAAACctggagaagaaaagagaatcaTTTTTTCGCAGAATTACGTCGAAGACAAGCTTTATGGCAACCGAGAGTACAACCGTAGCGGAGATAAATTTAGATTCAACAAGATGGCCAAAATTGATGTTGCGAAACTCAAATCAGTCAACTTGAAGCTGTTTGGCCAGTTAAAAGACGACGATTTACGTAAGGCCGATATTAGTCAAGCGGAACGCAAAGCAATTATGGGCGAActgcaaaatcaaaatattatCGACGACGCTGGCAATCTCTCACCTAATTACGATGGTCAAAGTTTTAAATATCCAAACTGTCCTGCGTACGAAGACACTGTGATGCGTCTAGTGGCGACCAAGTTGCGTGCCGAAATAGTTAGACGACATTGGCTGAAGAGTGAAGACAATGCGAATCGTCTCGAAGTAATCAACTTGTTGCCTTTGACACCTTATCGAGATATGCTGGATGACTTGATTGCTGCCTATGTCATTTCTGGGGTCCGACTAAAGGAAATGGACGAACGTGTCCTCGAAAGAAAAGTGCATGAAATCACCAATAACGACCATGAACGTCAATgtattttggattttttgaaaagccgACAAGCAATTTACGAAGCTACGTGGTTAGTAAAACAAGACACCGCGCTTGACTTCATCGACAGTGATATCCGCAAGGTAAAAGCCAACACTGTCGAACGCGAGTTGgatctttttcgtttgatggGATTTGATCATGTAATGTACATGAAGGATCACCAAACATCTAGAAAACAGATGGTCTTGACATCCCTATTTGTACCATTCATTATCATTGGCGGAGCTGTTTCAATTAGTGCTGGGGCTGTCTTAACCATCTTCAGTAAAATTTTGCCGTTCAATGTCGCAAAAGATTTGCTTTTGATGGGCGGTCTCTCTGACATTATCTACGTATTGTCGTGCTCGTTATCCAAGCACCAAATCGGCATATCTGGTTATGTTCATCAGAGAATTCAAAGTGCAacaggaaaaatgaatttcgtaGAAGAGGGGAAGTCTCTCTGGAAGctattaaaatcaaacaaatctgATAGCCAAAGCTACAGACCTGCTGTCCGATTCCACATGGACGGCTTTCACCAAGGGCGAGTACGAGACAAACTTGGCGAAACGGAACAGTACAAGATTGTCAACGCGTTATTTGAGCTTAAAAATATGCCGATGAAAACTTGTGAAGAAGCTGACGATCTAATCCAATAG
- the LOC130686188 gene encoding uncharacterized protein LOC130686188 has protein sequence MAGRDRQYETPEDVFQKILCWIQDENPDSKKLVENAVSHIDSEVGWALKPLERTCVELQYVNALLTMWVRSSSEKAFIHLENETFDINTTMSTVLDELDSINSFEDISTKLNAEESQLRTWFGGRCRYFQLILQQEELFKNTPRFALLLNQNFHKLKSCFIDKIFSRCRNDILNDVDGAVLVKFISHLTDFLTKANEDEKLQHVLEAHVLESNIKINSRETDWQQWINILVGKILKTFPPAESDNEISAVPEWIQRFKLAASPINKWTPKLNLLIREIHKKLLLPETTIKMRTEHGRKTISINGVSIFVSKLMGKMRELKASNEDVQEIQIAGYSSVHIDCDLDNDIWHGINIGLVTDKLIVCANEDQKIVWDVSGKHATTKSRQNELNSGESGGNVLIKCNQVIGAEQWTIASNGGNGSSGLKWSVEELQEIFSPILPLDANENTKIEGKQVFKPPAIKDLCKSLEDRLFEDYDYMRTSHVQIKGDGSNEPTARSGTLGDGSEIQFSLYESKTGIRHTLILCQGNHFGQGGYGGDIILELSDKGRGIPSVGMEVYQAMGAGGVVYKASVSDGKTGQANGDVGFIYNGDKAQQGNYIGFENDQKLEIQYYSKKEELQKIRLLYT, from the exons ATGGCTGGAAGAGATCGGCAATACGAAACACCAGAAGATGTTTTCCAGAAGATCCTGTGCTGGATTCAGGACGAAAATCCTGACTCGAAAAAACTGGTTGAAAATGCCGTCAGTCACATCGATTCAGAGGTGGGATGGGCACTTAAACCGTTGGAGAGAACTTGCGTAGAATTGCAATACGTCAACGCCCTCTTGACGATGTGGGTAAGGAGCAGTTCAGAAAAGGCGTTTATCCACTTGGAGAATGAAACGTTCGACATCAACACAACTATGTCGACTGTCTTGGACGAACTGGATTCCATCAATTCGTTCGAAGATATTAGTACCAAACTAAATGCAGAGGAATCACAGCTTCGGACTTGGTTTGGTGGACGCTGTCGATATTTCCAGTTGATTCTCCAACAAGAAGAACTGTTCAAAAACACGCCCCGTTTCGCCCTTCTCTTGAACCAAAATTTCCACAAACTGAAGAGTTGTTTTATCGATAAGATCTTTTCTCGATGCAGGAATGACATCCTCAACGACGTTGATGGTGCTGTACTTGTAAAATTCATTTCGCATCTGACTGACTTTTTGACAAAAGCCAATGAAGACGAAAAATTACAACACGTTCTGGAGGCTCATGTACTAGAAAGCAATATAAAGATAAATAGCAGAGAGACAGATTGGCAACAATGGATTAACATCCTGGTTGGAAAAATCTTGAAAACATTCCCGCCGGCAGAAAGCGATAACGAGATAAGTGCAGTTCCCGAATGGATACAGCGTTTCAAGTTGGCTGCGTCGCCAATAAACAAGTGGACACCAAAACTGAATTTACTTATCAGAGAGATACACAAAAAACTCTTGCTGCCAGAAACCACAATCAAAATGAGAACAGAACACGGAAGGAAAACTATTTCCATTAATGgcgtttctatttttgttaGTAAACTTATGGGGAAAATGAGGGAATTAAAAGCCAGTAATGAAGACGTACAGGAAATACAAATTGCTGGATATTCTTCCGTTCACATCGATTGCGATTTGGACAATGACATCTGGCATGGAATCAATATAGGTCTCGTTACTGATAAACTTATCGTGTGCGCCAATGAGGACCAGAAAATAGTATGGGATGTATCAGGAAAACATGCTACCACCAAATCAAGAC aaaatgaattaaacTCAGGCGAAAGCGGTGGTAATGTTCTTATTAAGTGCAACCAAGTTATCGGAGCTGAGCAATGGACGATCGCATCCAATGGAGGGAACGGAAGTTCTGGTCTCAAGTGGTCGGTGGAAGAACTTCAAGAAATTTTTAGTCCCATACTTCCACTTGATGcgaatgaaaatacaaaaatagaGGGTAAGCAAGTTTTCAAGCCACCGGCAATAAAAGATCTCTGTAAGAGTCTAGAGGATAGACTGTTTGAAGACTATGACTACATGCGCACAAGTCACGTACAAATAAAAGGAGACGGATCAAACGAACCTACTGCAAGGTCAGGCACGCTTGGAGATGGCAGCGAAATCCAATTTTCGTTGTATGAAAGCAAAACAGGAATACGGCACACGCTCATACTCTGTCAAG GTAACCATTTTGGACAAGGTGGCTATGGCGGGGACATAATcttggaattgtctgataaagGACGTGGCATCCCTTCTGTTGGCATGGAAGTGTATCAAGCAATGGGCGCAGGTGGTGTTGTTTATAAGGCGTCTGTTTCAGACGGCAAAACGGGGCAAGCAAATGGCGATGTAGGTTTCATCTACAATGGGGACAAGGCTCAGCAAGGAAATTACATAGGATTTGAAAACGACCAAAAACTAGAAATCCAATACTACtccaagaaagaagaattacAAAAGATAAGGTTGCTTTATACGTAA
- the LOC132088544 gene encoding uncharacterized protein LOC132088544, translating into MQKKIVTLMLLVVAVTSANLDPTIVERFADWVPLESSTNYRIDSRMRRQVPSTDVKQETSTSNSVPIIDGPTLLTELASVQSPTIGVRQASSAISLPADTSAISLNSCIFIELKLVIIINILHPVSCSTICARNSHFTHEPLKSGGTCTLHKPPVRVVSGRFPHPEARTPFVGTSPRTSVSSDGSLLNLCLDLGLSISLGLL; encoded by the exons ATGCAG aaaaaaatcgtTACCTTGATGTTGCTGGTGGTAGCCGTTACTTCAGCCAACTTGGATCCGACCATCGTCGAGCGCTTTGCCGACTGGGTTCCCCTAGAGTCTTCAACCAATTACCGTATCGATTCTCGTATGCGCAGACAAGTTCCTTCTACCGATGTCAAACAGGAAACATCAACTTCAAACAGTGTGCCAATTATTGATGGACCTACTCTTCTAACGGAATTGGCATCTGTTCAG aGTCCTACTATTGGCGTCCGACAGGCAAGTTCAGCCATTAGCTTGCCCGCAGACACTTCGGCAATTTCTCTCAACAGCTGCATTTTCATTGAATTGAAACTTGTCATTATCATCAACATTTTGCATCCCGTTTCCTGTAGCACAATATGCGCTCGTAATTCCCATTTCACTCACGAACCTCTTAAGAGCGGAGGCACCTGCACGCTGCATAAGCCCCCGGTAAGGGTAGTGAGTGGTCGGTTCCCGCACCCCGAAGCTCGGACGCCATTTGTGGGCACGTCCCCAAGAACAAGTGTTTCTAGCGATGGATCGCTTCTGAACTTGTGCCTCGATCTTGGTTTGAGCATTAGCCTAGGTCTActataa